The Lycium barbarum isolate Lr01 chromosome 9, ASM1917538v2, whole genome shotgun sequence genome has a segment encoding these proteins:
- the LOC132609717 gene encoding uncharacterized protein LOC132609717 isoform X1 — MQSHMGEEVLPLSPRSLFLGIWTFFSQNFNAVVSSFKKFRWAWPWYRGGRTLHGNDVWWSIFGNLSWFCMCLALLNFMVDPSRSMTLAALHVIFSTGALITHFTLMHSIVYWYGDMPFKLMGAKAKFMIEVIPMIIAAALHHLLEFNYGYLLLLLVFTIYFYTFAHFMHVAYDIGGKDVLLGLLMPVLGYMLNVELLLRALALSFCLGFSFYRYVTYCAPEVPAHSKKELERLPC; from the exons ATGCAGAG CCACATGGGTGAAGAAGTTCTCCCACTCTCTCCCCGTAGCCTCTTCCTTGGCATATGGACGTTTTTCTCTCAAAACTTCAACGCCGTGGTTTCATCTTTCAAAAAGTTTAGGTGGGCCTGGCCATGGTACCGTGGTG GGCGTACCCTTCATGGTAATGATGTATGGTGGTCTATTTTTGGTAATCTTTCCTGGTTTTGCATGTGCCTTGCTCTATTGAATTTTATGGTTGATCCAAGTCGTAGCATGACGTTGGCGGCTCTCCACGTGATTTTCTCTACGGGGGCCCTAATAACTCATTTCACTTTGATGCACTCGATTGTTTATTGGTATGGCGACATGCCTTTCAAGTTAATGGGTGCCAAGGCGAAATTTATGATTGAGGTCATCCCTATGATAATAGCAGCAGCCTTGCATCATCTTTTGGAATTCAATTATGGGTATCTCCTGCTACTGCTAGTCTTCACAATATATTTTTATACCTTTGCGCACTTCATGCACGTAGCCTATGACATTGGAGGAAAAGACGTATTGTTGGGATTACTAATGCCGGTTCTTGGTTACATGTTGAACGTAGAATTGTTACTTAGAGCTTTGGCTTTGAGCTTCTGCTTAGGCTTCAGTTTCTATAGATATGTGACATATTGTGCTCCTGAAGTACCTGCCCATTCTAAAAAGGAGCTGGAGCGGCTGCCTTGCTGA
- the LOC132609717 gene encoding uncharacterized protein LOC132609717 isoform X2 encodes MGEEVLPLSPRSLFLGIWTFFSQNFNAVVSSFKKFRWAWPWYRGGRTLHGNDVWWSIFGNLSWFCMCLALLNFMVDPSRSMTLAALHVIFSTGALITHFTLMHSIVYWYGDMPFKLMGAKAKFMIEVIPMIIAAALHHLLEFNYGYLLLLLVFTIYFYTFAHFMHVAYDIGGKDVLLGLLMPVLGYMLNVELLLRALALSFCLGFSFYRYVTYCAPEVPAHSKKELERLPC; translated from the exons ATGGGTGAAGAAGTTCTCCCACTCTCTCCCCGTAGCCTCTTCCTTGGCATATGGACGTTTTTCTCTCAAAACTTCAACGCCGTGGTTTCATCTTTCAAAAAGTTTAGGTGGGCCTGGCCATGGTACCGTGGTG GGCGTACCCTTCATGGTAATGATGTATGGTGGTCTATTTTTGGTAATCTTTCCTGGTTTTGCATGTGCCTTGCTCTATTGAATTTTATGGTTGATCCAAGTCGTAGCATGACGTTGGCGGCTCTCCACGTGATTTTCTCTACGGGGGCCCTAATAACTCATTTCACTTTGATGCACTCGATTGTTTATTGGTATGGCGACATGCCTTTCAAGTTAATGGGTGCCAAGGCGAAATTTATGATTGAGGTCATCCCTATGATAATAGCAGCAGCCTTGCATCATCTTTTGGAATTCAATTATGGGTATCTCCTGCTACTGCTAGTCTTCACAATATATTTTTATACCTTTGCGCACTTCATGCACGTAGCCTATGACATTGGAGGAAAAGACGTATTGTTGGGATTACTAATGCCGGTTCTTGGTTACATGTTGAACGTAGAATTGTTACTTAGAGCTTTGGCTTTGAGCTTCTGCTTAGGCTTCAGTTTCTATAGATATGTGACATATTGTGCTCCTGAAGTACCTGCCCATTCTAAAAAGGAGCTGGAGCGGCTGCCTTGCTGA